From the Ralstonia wenshanensis genome, the window TGGGTGGCGACCATCGGCGTGGTGCTCTACATCGCCGCCATGTGGGTTGCCGGCGTGATGCAAGGCCTGATGTGGCGCGCCACCGAGGCTGACGGCACGCTGACCTACAGCTTTGTCGAAGCGGTGAAGGCAACGTACCCGTTCTACCTGATTCGCTTGGCTGGCGGTCTGTGCTTCCTGGGCGGCATGCTGCTGATGGCATTCAATGTGTTCAAGACCATCCAGGGCAGCAAGGCCATCGATGCACCGATTCCTCAATCGGCCCAGACCCCGATGGTCGCGGCTCAGTGAGGAGGGGAACATGAGCAACCAATCCAACAAGTTTTTCTCGCACGAGACGCTGGAAAAGAACATCGGCTTGCTGATTGTGATGACGCTCGTCGTCGTCAGCATTGCGGGCCTGGTGCAGATCTTGCCGCTCTTCTTCCAGCATTCGACCACTGAACCGGTCAAGGGCATCGCCCCGTATTCGCCGCTGCGGCTGGCGGGGCGCGACATCTACATCCGCGAAGGCTGCGTTGGCTGCCACTCGCAGCAAGTGCGTACGCTTCGCGCCGAGACCGAGCGCTATGGCCACTACTCGCTGGCTGGCGAGTCGGTGTTCGATCACCCGTTCCTGTGGGGCTCCAAGCGTACGGGCCCGGATCTGGCGCGCGTTGGGCAGCGC encodes:
- the ccoO gene encoding cytochrome-c oxidase, cbb3-type subunit II, which gives rise to MSNQSNKFFSHETLEKNIGLLIVMTLVVVSIAGLVQILPLFFQHSTTEPVKGIAPYSPLRLAGRDIYIREGCVGCHSQQVRTLRAETERYGHYSLAGESVFDHPFLWGSKRTGPDLARVGQRYSDDWHRIHLRDPREVVPESNMPSYAWLSKTPLDNSDIEKKMHVLRQLGVPYTDAQIAGAREQLAGKTEEDAVVAYLQGLGVELRNVRDVAVAPAAAPATVAAKE